The Acetobacter oryzifermentans genomic interval GGCCAGCAGAGCTGCTGCGAAAAGTTTTTTCATATGGATATATTCCTTAATAAGGTTGAATCGCCTTGTCACAGGCAATTCCCATATTCCACAATAGGTTACAGAAAATTGCCTGCGTGCATCATAAGCAGGGTTTCAACCGAAACAAAGGATATAAACCAAAGAAAATATCCACTCTGCTTTCAGGTGGCAGGGTGTTCACTGGTACAGGTTGTTGTTGTGTTGGTGATGGGCGTTTGTGGCGGCCCATATACTTCGCGCGCGCGCTTGATAAAGGCAGAAACCATCAGCCGTGTGGCTTCTGTAAACACCACGCCAATAGCGGCCTGCAAAATGCGCGAACGGAATTCAAAATCTACAAAAAATTCTACAAGGCAACCTTCGGGCGTTGCAGTGAATTTCCAGATATTGCGCAAATACCTAAAAGGCCCGCGCTCATACCGAACAGTAATGGATGATGGGCGGTCTAGCGTAACGCGCGATGTAAAACTTTCCCGGAATGGGCCAAAACCAATGGTTAAGTCCGCAACCAGTTCTGTAGCGGTGCGCGTGCGCACTTTGGCTGCAACGCACCAAGGCAGAAACTTGGGATAATGACCAACATCGGCAACAAGATCAAAAATCTGATCCGGGCGATAAGGTAAAACACGCTTTTCTGCGTGCTGTGGCATTACTGATCCTCCTTCAGGCGGGCATTGCGTGTTTCACGCAGTGCGGCAAAGTCGGCAT includes:
- a CDS encoding type II toxin-antitoxin system RatA family toxin, coding for MPQHAEKRVLPYRPDQIFDLVADVGHYPKFLPWCVAAKVRTRTATELVADLTIGFGPFRESFTSRVTLDRPSSITVRYERGPFRYLRNIWKFTATPEGCLVEFFVDFEFRSRILQAAIGVVFTEATRLMVSAFIKRAREVYGPPQTPITNTTTTCTSEHPAT